The following are encoded together in the Flavobacterium sp. TR2 genome:
- a CDS encoding acyl-CoA dehydrogenase: MQNTKLQAFTPLFYLVWSDDLLTQKEFATLKEFINSLTVLSQEEKEYLLSKADISNPPSRNELTQWKSDIEKSIQDTSSIKSIFDIAKALSGSDLDLTPIESDFKKLENDLGILGEEALQNFKTKAGSFTANSHTNASFDIQKITQILDGKEAAIIERVKSIISRPEFAYETSTDINVFRQTVYKWCKILADESLGSMAYPKEYGGGGNIEDYFAIMETLSYHDLSLVIKFGVQFGLWGMSVQSLGTEKHYAKYLKDIGSLKLPGCFAMTETHHGSNVKGLETTATYNHNDQTFTIHTPNQNAQKEYIGNAAVHGQMATVFAKLIIDDHDYGVNAFVVPLRDPNGNVLNGVTIGDCGHKMGLNGVDNGTISFDNVVIPKDNMLDRFASVNEHGEFESPIPSDNRRFFTMLGTLVGGRIGIPRSALAAAKSGLTIAIRYSDQRRQFGPEGGSEVPILNYRMHQRRLLPHLAKTYAVHFALQYLTKRFLNRTEAEMQEIEALAAGMKSYSTWSTRDILQECREACGGKGYLSENRIDALKNDTEIYTTFEGDNTVLMQLVAKNRLAEFRKSFGEMGSLGIINYVYENAKTAIAEKNPIATRRTEDEHLLDGEFHLQAFVHREKTILASAARRIKKLIDGGLEPYDAFNVVQHQMIDVAQAYLERIVLEQFQLAINAIEDQPSKDILTKLNQLYALSQIEKNKAWYLEDGYMEAVKTKAVRKMVNQLCWDIRPDAVALVNAFNIPESCLAAPIAV, from the coding sequence ATGCAAAATACCAAACTTCAAGCCTTTACTCCGTTATTTTATTTAGTATGGTCAGATGATTTGCTGACACAGAAAGAATTTGCAACCTTAAAAGAGTTTATAAATTCGCTTACTGTTTTATCTCAAGAAGAAAAAGAATATTTGCTTTCTAAAGCAGATATTTCAAATCCGCCTTCGCGAAATGAACTCACGCAATGGAAATCAGATATCGAGAAAAGTATTCAGGATACCTCTTCGATCAAGTCGATTTTTGATATTGCAAAAGCGCTTTCAGGCAGCGATTTGGATTTAACGCCGATAGAATCAGATTTCAAGAAACTAGAAAATGATTTAGGAATTTTAGGCGAAGAGGCGCTTCAGAATTTCAAAACCAAAGCAGGCTCTTTTACCGCCAATTCTCATACCAATGCGAGTTTTGATATTCAGAAAATCACTCAAATTTTAGATGGAAAGGAAGCCGCGATAATCGAAAGGGTAAAATCAATCATCTCAAGACCCGAATTTGCTTATGAAACCTCTACCGACATAAATGTTTTTAGACAGACCGTATACAAATGGTGCAAAATTCTAGCCGATGAAAGTCTTGGAAGTATGGCTTATCCAAAAGAATACGGTGGAGGAGGAAATATCGAAGATTATTTTGCGATTATGGAAACGCTGAGTTATCATGATTTGAGTCTGGTAATTAAATTTGGCGTTCAGTTCGGGCTTTGGGGAATGAGCGTTCAGTCTTTAGGAACCGAAAAGCATTATGCAAAATATTTAAAAGACATCGGTTCGCTAAAACTTCCAGGCTGTTTTGCCATGACCGAAACACATCACGGATCAAATGTAAAAGGGCTTGAAACTACAGCAACCTACAATCATAACGATCAGACTTTTACCATCCATACGCCAAACCAAAACGCTCAAAAAGAATATATCGGAAACGCAGCGGTTCATGGACAAATGGCGACCGTTTTTGCTAAACTGATTATCGACGATCATGATTATGGCGTAAATGCTTTTGTTGTGCCTCTGCGCGATCCAAACGGAAATGTGCTAAACGGAGTAACAATAGGCGATTGTGGCCATAAAATGGGGTTAAACGGTGTTGACAACGGAACGATCAGTTTTGATAATGTAGTGATTCCGAAAGACAATATGTTGGATCGTTTTGCTTCTGTGAATGAACATGGCGAATTTGAAAGCCCGATTCCGAGTGACAATCGTAGATTCTTCACCATGTTAGGCACGTTGGTTGGCGGACGAATCGGGATTCCCCGTTCGGCTTTAGCGGCAGCAAAATCTGGATTAACAATTGCCATTCGCTATAGCGATCAAAGAAGACAATTTGGACCAGAAGGCGGCTCTGAAGTTCCAATTTTAAATTATAGAATGCATCAGCGCAGATTACTGCCGCATTTGGCAAAAACTTATGCGGTTCATTTTGCGCTCCAATATTTAACCAAGAGGTTTTTAAACAGAACTGAAGCCGAAATGCAGGAAATTGAAGCTTTGGCAGCGGGAATGAAATCCTATTCTACTTGGAGCACCAGAGATATTTTGCAGGAATGCAGAGAAGCTTGCGGAGGAAAAGGCTATTTGTCTGAAAATCGAATAGATGCGCTTAAAAATGATACTGAAATCTATACCACTTTTGAAGGCGATAATACAGTTTTGATGCAATTGGTGGCTAAAAACCGTTTGGCAGAATTTAGAAAATCGTTTGGAGAAATGGGGTCGTTGGGAATCATTAATTATGTGTACGAAAATGCAAAAACCGCTATTGCAGAAAAGAACCCAATTGCAACCCGCAGAACAGAAGATGAGCATTTATTGGATGGAGAATTTCATCTTCAGGCATTTGTTCATAGAGAAAAAACAATTTTGGCTTCGGCAGCGCGACGCATCAAGAAATTAATCGATGGGGGATTGGAGCCTTACGACGCCTTCAATGTTGTTCAGCATCAAATGATAGATGTAGCGCAGGCCTATTTGGAAAGAATCGTTTTAGAGCAATTCCAGCTCGCTATAAATGCTATTGAAGACCAGCCATCAAAAGATATTTTGACAAAACTGAATCAGTTGTATGCGCTTTCGCAAATTGAAAAAAACAAAGCCTGGTATCTTGAAGACGGTTATATGGAAGCGGTTAAAACCAAAGCTGTCCGTAAAATGGTCAATCAGCTTTGCTGGGATATTCGCCCAGATGCCGTGGCTTTGGTAAATGCTTTTAATATTCCCGAAAGCTGTTTGGCGGCGCCAATTGCGGTTTAA
- a CDS encoding NADH:flavin oxidoreductase produces the protein MSTNNLFSEFNLKSLNLKNRIVMAPMTRSFSPNGVPTDDVAAYYQKRAEGEVGLILSEGTVIDRKSSSNDANVPHFYGDLALNGWKKVIDEVHTAGGKMGPQIWHMGIMDNHHSGWVPPVPFEGPSGLNRPDFRNGVTMSEKDIEDTILAFGKAAADAKRLGFDTVEIHGAHGYLIDQFFRAETNLRDDIYGGKTLPERNRFAIEVVKEVRRQVGDDFAVIMRFSQFKPSDYNYKLAKNPQELEAWLTPLVDAGVDIIHASQRRFWEPEFEGSDLNFAGWAKKVTGAPTITVGSVGLSSDFFGAFAGESSQPTSLEELNRRFDRGDFDLVAVGRPLLSDPNWVAKIKAGKTDELKGFSKEALSQLVLE, from the coding sequence ATGAGTACAAACAACCTCTTTTCAGAATTTAACTTAAAATCGTTAAACCTGAAAAACCGAATCGTAATGGCGCCAATGACGCGCTCTTTTTCTCCTAACGGAGTTCCAACTGATGATGTAGCAGCTTACTACCAAAAAAGAGCTGAAGGCGAAGTTGGATTAATTCTGTCTGAAGGAACTGTTATTGACAGAAAATCATCTTCTAATGATGCAAATGTTCCTCACTTTTATGGCGATTTAGCCTTAAACGGATGGAAAAAAGTAATTGATGAAGTTCATACTGCGGGCGGAAAAATGGGACCGCAGATCTGGCATATGGGAATTATGGATAATCACCATTCTGGATGGGTTCCTCCTGTTCCTTTTGAAGGCCCTTCTGGATTAAACAGACCTGATTTTAGAAACGGTGTTACCATGTCTGAAAAAGACATTGAAGATACTATTCTGGCTTTTGGAAAAGCTGCTGCAGATGCCAAAAGATTAGGATTTGACACTGTTGAAATTCATGGTGCTCACGGTTATCTAATTGATCAGTTCTTTAGAGCTGAAACGAATTTACGTGATGATATTTATGGCGGAAAAACTTTGCCAGAACGTAACAGATTTGCTATTGAAGTGGTTAAAGAAGTGAGAAGACAAGTTGGTGATGATTTTGCCGTAATTATGCGTTTTTCGCAATTCAAACCTTCTGACTACAACTATAAATTGGCTAAAAATCCGCAAGAATTAGAAGCTTGGCTTACTCCTCTTGTTGATGCTGGTGTTGATATTATCCACGCTTCGCAACGCCGTTTCTGGGAACCTGAATTTGAAGGTTCTGATTTGAACTTTGCAGGATGGGCTAAGAAAGTAACAGGTGCGCCAACTATTACTGTGGGTTCTGTTGGGTTATCTAGTGATTTCTTTGGCGCTTTTGCTGGAGAAAGTTCACAGCCAACTTCTTTAGAAGAATTAAACAGACGTTTCGACAGAGGCGATTTTGATTTGGTTGCCGTAGGAAGACCTCTTTTATCTGATCCAAATTGGGTGGCTAAAATCAAAGCAGGAAAAACGGATGAGCTAAAAGGTTTCTCTAAAGAAGCTCTTAGCCAGCTAGTTTTAGAATAA
- a CDS encoding DUF1349 domain-containing protein, translating to MKRIVLFITGFVLSQNLSAQSLNKMQWFNEPEKWEIKNNALIMNVTANSDYWRISHYGFTVDDAPFYYATYGGEFEAKVKLTGNYIARFDQMGLMIRIDEKNYIKTGVEFVDGKFNVSTVVTHDKSDWSVTTLEKAPPFIWIKAVRRLDAVEVFYSFDDKNYIMTRNAPLQDNTPVMVGLMAASPDGKGFEAKFENFSVKHLPDQRRSEWLKNHQ from the coding sequence ATGAAACGAATAGTACTATTTATTACAGGGTTTGTTCTGTCTCAAAACCTTTCAGCTCAGAGTTTAAATAAAATGCAATGGTTTAATGAACCTGAAAAGTGGGAAATTAAAAACAACGCGTTAATTATGAATGTTACCGCAAATAGCGATTACTGGAGAATTTCGCATTATGGTTTCACGGTCGATGATGCGCCTTTTTACTATGCAACTTATGGAGGAGAATTTGAAGCAAAAGTAAAATTGACTGGAAACTACATTGCTCGTTTTGACCAAATGGGGCTAATGATCCGTATTGACGAAAAGAATTACATTAAAACAGGAGTAGAGTTTGTTGACGGAAAATTTAATGTAAGCACCGTGGTAACACACGATAAAAGCGATTGGAGCGTAACAACTTTAGAAAAAGCGCCGCCATTTATTTGGATTAAAGCAGTTCGAAGATTAGACGCTGTTGAGGTATTTTATTCTTTTGATGATAAAAATTATATCATGACCAGAAATGCGCCTTTGCAGGATAACACACCAGTTATGGTGGGACTAATGGCCGCTTCGCCAGACGGAAAAGGTTTTGAAGCCAAATTTGAAAACTTCTCTGTAAAACATTTGCCAGATCAAAGAAGATCAGAATGGCTTAAGAATCATCAATAA
- a CDS encoding ArsR/SmtB family transcription factor, with product METIEIFKALSNKSRLQMLEWLKEPEINFPGQLEHSGFEHGVCVGQIQAKAGLTQSTVSEYLSILQRAGFIEAKRVGQWTYYKRNEGAFEALSKLIQSNL from the coding sequence ATGGAAACGATAGAAATTTTTAAAGCATTATCTAATAAGTCCAGACTGCAAATGTTGGAATGGCTAAAAGAACCCGAAATTAACTTTCCTGGGCAGCTTGAACATTCAGGATTTGAGCACGGAGTCTGCGTTGGGCAGATTCAGGCAAAAGCAGGCTTGACACAATCTACAGTATCTGAATACCTGTCTATTTTACAGCGTGCTGGTTTTATCGAAGCTAAGCGTGTTGGGCAATGGACTTATTATAAACGTAACGAAGGTGCCTTTGAAGCACTTAGTAAATTAATTCAATCTAATTTGTAA
- a CDS encoding glycoside hydrolase family 3 C-terminal domain-containing protein: protein MLKNVKTIVVLLLLSSLGANAQNKVPVYLDDKKPIEERVEDALKRMTTDEKIAFIHAQSKFSSPGVKRLGIPENWMTDGPHGIRTEVKWDEWDQAGWTNDSCIAFPALTALSSTWNKELASLYGKSIGEEARYRNKNVLLGPGVNIYRSPLNGRNFEYMGEDPFLASKMVVPYIKGVQSNGVAACVKHFALNNQETNRNSVNVIVDDRALYEIYLPAFKAAVQEGDVWSIMGSYNKYKGQQCCHNEYLLNDILRGEWGFKGVVVSDWGGVNDTKQAIHNGLDMEFGSWTNGLSWGTSNAYDNYYLAKPYSEMIRKGEVGTKELDEKVRRILRLSFLTTMDRNRPFGSFGTEEHALAGRKIAEEGIVLLQNNNNILPINLAKTKKIAVIGENAIKMMTVGGGSSSLKARYEITPLEGLKKRIGNQAEIVYARGYVGDPTSNYNGVIAKVSLEEKRPQAELTAEALKVAKDADIVLFIGGLNKSENQDDEGHDRKGLNLSYGQDKLISELAKVNKNIVYVNISGNAVAMPWIKEVPGVVQGWFLGTEAGNALANVLVGDVNPSGKLSFTFPVKLADNGAHALGEFPGGDDVKYNEGIFVGYRWTDKNKIKPLFPFGHGLSYTTFAYGKVTADKKQMNAGDKITFSVNVKNTGSREGSEVVQLYISDLKSSLPRPIKELKGFEKVALKAGEEKTVTFTIDKAALSFFDDKKHDWVAEPGDFEAIIGASSTDIKSKVNFSLK, encoded by the coding sequence ATGTTAAAAAACGTTAAAACAATTGTTGTTTTACTTTTGCTAAGTTCTTTGGGAGCCAATGCCCAGAACAAAGTTCCAGTTTATCTAGACGATAAAAAACCGATTGAGGAGCGTGTAGAAGATGCGCTTAAACGAATGACTACCGATGAGAAAATTGCCTTCATTCATGCCCAGTCAAAATTTAGTTCTCCAGGCGTAAAACGTCTTGGAATTCCAGAAAACTGGATGACCGATGGGCCACACGGAATTCGTACAGAGGTAAAATGGGACGAATGGGATCAGGCAGGATGGACAAACGATTCTTGTATCGCTTTCCCTGCACTTACAGCACTTTCGTCAACTTGGAACAAAGAATTGGCTTCTTTATATGGCAAATCTATCGGAGAAGAAGCGCGTTACCGTAACAAAAATGTATTATTAGGGCCAGGTGTAAACATTTACAGAAGTCCCTTAAATGGTCGTAACTTCGAATACATGGGAGAAGACCCGTTTTTGGCTTCAAAAATGGTAGTTCCTTATATTAAAGGAGTGCAGTCAAACGGTGTTGCAGCCTGTGTAAAACACTTTGCTTTAAACAATCAGGAAACAAACCGTAATTCGGTTAACGTAATTGTTGATGATCGCGCATTGTACGAAATTTATCTTCCAGCTTTTAAAGCAGCGGTTCAAGAAGGAGATGTTTGGTCGATTATGGGATCTTACAACAAATACAAAGGTCAGCAATGTTGCCACAACGAATATTTGTTAAACGATATTCTTCGCGGAGAATGGGGTTTTAAAGGAGTTGTAGTTTCAGATTGGGGAGGAGTTAATGATACAAAACAAGCAATCCACAATGGTTTGGATATGGAATTTGGTTCTTGGACAAATGGTCTTTCTTGGGGAACTAGCAATGCTTATGACAACTACTATTTAGCAAAACCATATTCAGAAATGATCAGAAAAGGTGAGGTTGGAACTAAAGAATTAGACGAAAAAGTGCGTCGCATTCTGCGTTTGTCTTTCCTTACTACAATGGATAGAAACCGTCCTTTCGGGTCTTTTGGAACAGAAGAACACGCTTTGGCAGGACGCAAAATTGCTGAAGAAGGAATCGTTTTACTGCAAAACAACAATAACATTCTGCCAATCAATCTTGCAAAAACTAAAAAGATTGCTGTAATTGGAGAGAATGCCATTAAAATGATGACAGTTGGAGGAGGAAGTTCTTCACTTAAAGCGCGTTACGAAATCACGCCGCTTGAAGGTTTGAAGAAAAGAATCGGCAACCAAGCTGAAATCGTTTACGCAAGAGGTTATGTTGGTGATCCTACAAGCAACTACAATGGTGTTATTGCCAAAGTAAGTTTAGAAGAAAAACGTCCTCAGGCAGAATTAACAGCAGAAGCTTTAAAAGTGGCTAAAGATGCTGATATTGTTCTTTTTATTGGAGGTTTGAACAAAAGCGAAAATCAAGATGATGAAGGACACGATCGTAAAGGATTAAACTTATCTTATGGTCAGGATAAATTAATCAGCGAATTGGCGAAAGTAAATAAAAACATTGTTTACGTAAATATTTCTGGAAATGCAGTTGCAATGCCTTGGATTAAAGAAGTTCCGGGAGTTGTTCAAGGATGGTTTTTAGGAACAGAAGCAGGAAATGCTTTAGCAAATGTTTTGGTTGGAGATGTAAATCCATCAGGAAAATTATCTTTCACTTTCCCAGTAAAACTTGCTGATAACGGAGCTCACGCTTTAGGAGAATTCCCAGGCGGTGATGACGTAAAATACAACGAAGGAATCTTTGTTGGATACCGTTGGACAGACAAAAACAAAATCAAACCTTTGTTCCCTTTTGGACACGGTTTAAGCTATACAACTTTTGCTTACGGAAAAGTAACAGCAGACAAAAAACAAATGAATGCTGGAGATAAAATCACATTCTCAGTAAACGTAAAAAATACAGGAAGCAGAGAAGGTTCTGAAGTGGTCCAATTGTACATTTCAGATTTAAAATCTTCATTGCCTCGTCCTATAAAAGAATTAAAAGGTTTTGAGAAAGTTGCTCTTAAAGCTGGCGAAGAAAAAACAGTAACGTTTACAATTGATAAAGCAGCGTTAAGTTTCTTCGACGATAAAAAACATGACTGGGTTGCTGAACCTGGAGATTTTGAAGCGATTATTGGTGCTTCTTCAACAGATATTAAATCTAAAGTGAATTTTTCGCTTAAATAA
- a CDS encoding 5-carboxymethyl-2-hydroxymuconate Delta-isomerase has translation MPHFILDCSENVLRRRTADEIMQEVFDAALSTGLFAGSEIKVRINPFTYYNNGNSLDDFIHVFSYIMEGRTDEQKSNLSKVIVTKLNALLPEVPVISINVQEFEKSNYFNKTMI, from the coding sequence ATGCCACATTTTATACTTGACTGCTCAGAAAATGTACTACGCCGACGAACTGCTGACGAAATAATGCAGGAGGTTTTTGACGCTGCTTTATCAACTGGCCTTTTTGCCGGTTCTGAAATTAAAGTACGCATCAATCCTTTTACTTATTATAACAACGGAAATTCCTTGGATGATTTCATCCATGTTTTCAGTTATATTATGGAAGGAAGAACTGACGAACAAAAGAGCAACTTATCCAAAGTAATAGTCACAAAACTAAATGCATTGCTTCCAGAAGTTCCCGTAATTTCTATTAATGTTCAAGAATTTGAAAAGTCTAATTATTTCAATAAAACGATGATATAA
- a CDS encoding DUF6377 domain-containing protein, with product MKNLFLSFFIVLISFPLFASEGTDVILKELNEAIKNKQHYVKIKEERILNFKKIKSDNLTKEQEYNYNKTLYFEYQKLNSDSAIQYVKKNIKIAEELQNKELYDLAQLQLVTLYSSSGKYRESEAILKSINKKNLAPSLIPNYYVSYREFFEHYAANSYSLEYKNQIGKYRDSLLGVLNPNTLDYKINRIQQDIFNKKYDKPRKQLVALLAKTKEENPQYAMITYLLGKIAEATHDIELRKKYYALSATSDIKNANKDNASLQELALVFYEIGDVDMAYKLTQSAIEDALYCNVQFRTLLMSEVYSIINTVYLEREAQRKSELQIYLLCISLLSLFLIVAVIYVYIQMKKVSKIKTELYETSQKLAELNKDITETNSQLQQSNLQLSESNLVKEEYIAHFFNLCSTYINKLENYRIILNKKATAKQFDEIYKILKSTTLVDNELEELYKNFDIIFLNLYPTFVKDFNTLLIPEEQIVLKQNELLNTELRIFALIRLGITDSVKIAAFLRYSLSTIYNYRTRARNKAAVSRNDFEEMVMKIGSMALKA from the coding sequence TTGAAAAATCTATTTCTGTCCTTTTTTATAGTTCTTATCAGCTTTCCACTTTTTGCATCGGAGGGCACAGATGTTATTTTAAAAGAATTAAACGAGGCGATCAAAAATAAACAGCACTATGTAAAGATTAAGGAAGAGCGAATCCTGAATTTTAAGAAAATAAAATCAGATAATCTTACCAAAGAGCAGGAGTACAATTACAACAAAACGCTATATTTTGAATATCAGAAACTAAATTCTGATTCGGCCATTCAATACGTAAAAAAGAATATCAAAATTGCTGAAGAACTTCAAAACAAAGAGCTCTACGATTTAGCCCAGCTGCAATTGGTAACGCTTTATTCTTCTTCTGGAAAATACCGCGAATCAGAAGCTATTTTAAAGAGCATCAACAAAAAAAATTTAGCACCTTCTCTGATTCCAAACTATTATGTTTCGTATCGTGAATTTTTTGAGCATTACGCAGCAAACAGCTACAGCTTAGAATATAAGAATCAAATTGGCAAGTATCGAGATTCGTTGTTGGGAGTTTTAAATCCGAATACTTTAGATTATAAGATAAATAGAATTCAGCAGGACATTTTCAACAAAAAGTATGATAAGCCGAGGAAGCAATTAGTGGCCTTGTTGGCAAAAACTAAAGAGGAGAATCCGCAATATGCAATGATTACATATTTGTTAGGTAAAATTGCTGAAGCTACTCATGACATCGAATTAAGAAAAAAATACTACGCACTTTCTGCAACTTCAGATATAAAAAATGCCAATAAAGATAATGCTTCATTGCAAGAATTAGCTTTGGTTTTTTATGAAATCGGCGATGTCGATATGGCATATAAACTCACGCAGTCGGCTATTGAAGATGCGCTTTATTGCAATGTTCAATTTAGAACTTTGCTGATGTCAGAAGTATATTCGATTATCAATACCGTTTATTTAGAGCGCGAAGCCCAAAGAAAAAGCGAATTGCAGATTTACCTGCTTTGCATTAGCCTGCTTTCTCTGTTTTTGATCGTTGCGGTTATTTATGTGTACATACAGATGAAAAAGGTTTCGAAAATTAAAACGGAACTTTACGAAACCAGTCAGAAATTGGCAGAATTAAACAAAGATATTACCGAAACCAACAGTCAGCTTCAGCAAAGCAATCTCCAATTGTCTGAATCTAATTTGGTTAAAGAAGAATATATTGCACATTTCTTCAATCTTTGTTCGACATATATCAACAAGCTCGAAAATTACCGAATCATTCTAAACAAAAAAGCAACGGCAAAACAGTTTGATGAAATTTATAAAATTTTAAAATCAACTACTTTGGTTGATAATGAGCTGGAAGAATTGTACAAGAATTTCGATATTATCTTTTTGAATTTATATCCAACATTTGTCAAAGACTTCAATACATTATTAATTCCAGAAGAGCAGATTGTTCTCAAACAAAATGAATTGCTAAATACAGAACTTCGAATTTTTGCCTTAATCAGACTTGGAATTACAGATAGTGTTAAAATAGCGGCATTTTTACGTTATTCTTTAAGCACAATTTACAACTACCGCACAAGAGCTCGAAATAAGGCCGCAGTTTCTCGAAATGATTTCGAAGAAATGGTCATGAAAATTGGTTCAATGGCTTTGAAAGCCTAA
- a CDS encoding TlpA disulfide reductase family protein produces the protein MKKTVLILTFLCCVITNSKAQVVGVDVGDIAPEIDLPDTKGEKVALSSLRGTLVLVDFWASWCGPCIKEQPLLIKLHNAYPDKLSIYGVSMDTKKPLWTGAIAKAKLPWTNVSDLKYWQSPVVGDYMLQSVPLNFLIDKNGIILAKNIHGQALEAKIKELLEVQ, from the coding sequence ATGAAAAAAACTGTACTCATTCTAACATTCTTATGTTGTGTAATTACCAATTCTAAAGCTCAAGTTGTAGGTGTAGATGTTGGAGATATTGCTCCAGAAATTGATCTTCCGGATACAAAAGGAGAAAAAGTAGCGCTTTCTTCTTTAAGAGGAACTTTGGTTCTTGTTGATTTTTGGGCCTCTTGGTGCGGACCTTGCATTAAAGAACAGCCTTTATTGATAAAATTGCACAATGCCTATCCAGACAAATTATCGATTTACGGAGTCTCTATGGATACCAAAAAGCCATTATGGACAGGTGCAATTGCAAAAGCAAAACTGCCTTGGACAAATGTTAGCGATTTAAAATATTGGCAGTCTCCAGTTGTCGGAGATTATATGCTGCAATCTGTTCCGTTGAATTTTTTGATCGATAAAAACGGAATTATTCTAGCAAAAAACATTCACGGACAGGCTTTAGAAGCTAAAATTAAAGAACTTTTAGAAGTGCAATAG
- a CDS encoding acyltransferase family protein: protein MSSISIDIKPKKHYEILDGLRGVAAILVVAFHIFEAFAGGNRFVQIINHGYLAVDFFFLLSGFVVAYAYDDRWGKMGQWEFYKRRLIRLQPMVILGMIIGALFYYFQASNILFPQIAGMEVWKVILTMIIGFTLLPIPPSMEIRGWGEMHPLNGPAWSLFFEYIANILYALIFRKFSNKVMSVFVLLFAGLLIHYTVFGPKGDVIGGWSFNVEQMYVGFTRLLYPFFAGVLLCRLGKLIHVKNAFWVCSILITIVLALPRFGDENSLWINGLYESICIIFIFPIIVAIGAGGEIKNEFSLKICKLLGDISYPIYITHYPLIYWFTAWVVDNKVTMEKGYLEGIGVLIVSIVLAFVCLKLYDEPVRKWLMKKFQKRKVSL, encoded by the coding sequence ATGAGTTCAATTTCAATTGACATTAAACCAAAAAAACACTACGAAATTCTGGACGGATTGCGTGGAGTTGCAGCCATTTTAGTAGTTGCTTTTCATATTTTTGAAGCCTTTGCCGGCGGAAATCGTTTTGTTCAAATTATAAATCATGGCTATTTGGCTGTTGATTTCTTTTTCCTTTTGTCTGGATTTGTTGTTGCCTACGCATACGATGACCGTTGGGGAAAAATGGGGCAGTGGGAGTTTTACAAACGCCGTTTGATCCGTTTGCAGCCAATGGTAATTCTCGGGATGATCATTGGAGCTCTATTTTACTACTTTCAAGCCTCAAATATACTTTTTCCGCAAATTGCAGGCATGGAAGTGTGGAAAGTTATCCTGACAATGATAATCGGATTTACACTATTGCCCATTCCGCCTTCTATGGAAATTAGAGGCTGGGGAGAAATGCATCCTTTAAACGGTCCGGCATGGTCGCTTTTTTTCGAATATATTGCAAACATCTTGTACGCCTTAATCTTCCGTAAATTTTCGAATAAAGTTATGTCAGTTTTTGTGCTGCTATTTGCCGGACTGTTAATTCATTATACTGTTTTTGGACCAAAAGGTGACGTAATCGGAGGATGGTCGTTCAATGTGGAGCAGATGTATGTTGGTTTTACCCGTTTACTATATCCGTTTTTTGCAGGAGTTTTATTGTGCCGCTTAGGTAAGCTTATCCATGTAAAAAATGCTTTTTGGGTTTGCAGTATTCTAATAACAATTGTTCTGGCATTGCCAAGATTTGGAGACGAAAACAGCCTTTGGATCAATGGTTTGTACGAGTCGATCTGCATTATTTTTATTTTCCCAATAATTGTAGCAATTGGAGCGGGAGGAGAGATTAAAAACGAATTTTCATTAAAAATCTGCAAACTTCTAGGAGATATTTCTTATCCGATTTACATTACGCACTATCCATTAATTTACTGGTTTACAGCGTGGGTTGTAGATAATAAAGTAACTATGGAAAAAGGCTATTTAGAAGGAATCGGAGTGTTGATTGTAAGTATTGTACTGGCTTTTGTCTGCTTAAAATTGTACGATGAACCAGTTAGAAAATGGCTGATGAAGAAATTTCAAAAAAGAAAAGTTTCTTTGTAA